aaaatggaggctaccgttctctttcttacttggacaggttcaactatagctgtttctaggattatactttagccagctgaatttactaatcagtagctgaagtcagtactcaaccatctcttcctccccttttttgggaaatggagcttccaactccagtcagGGAAttgctcctgaggtggcttgcgccaccagcagaggatgggcaccagtctccAAGGCACAGAGTGCTCTGCTCACAAATTTTTActgcagatgtgcagtctcctccttccattcttccaaggatgttgcagaatgtttttctggtctcctgggtcctcaaACAGATGCTTTAAGAGCTCTGGGTCATTACTATCTATGCTGTAGCACAtactgactccaggagctccttactttcctgccatcttgcccctagcCCATTCCTTAGATTTTCACCCAAAACTCTTCCTCCTGGGAAGCACCACCTCCCACCAACAAGGAGCAGATCTGACAGCACATCCTCCCACTGCCCAAAGAGAGGATGGTGGTGTCCTGGCCCCTCAAAGGGCAGTCACTGGGTCCTTTGTGGGCAACACTTCAGTTCCCAATTATAATTATCCAGGATATGGGGAGGGATCAGAAAAGGTCAGGTGACCTGTTTCCTgaggcccctccccttcccacgtGTCCAGGGAAAAGGGTTCATGCAGCCCTAGCAGCCTAGTCCTGGGATTTCCTGTTGGCCCACCTCGCCCCTTCCCCAGGATAACTTAGTCCAGCTGGGGCTGGCACCTTTCCCAAAACAGATCCCAACCAGTCTCCATGGAGCCTCCCAGTGATCCCAGactttactttcttcctctctcagCGGCACCCACCTCTTTCCAATATCCCCCAGCCCACAACTCAGGATCATGGTACTGTACTTACGCTATCTTTGAATCAAACATTGAGAAAtaagaacttcttttaaaaaaacaagaacaaaaaatgggcatttaatttttcccccttgatttcAAAAGTAACATCTTTCAACATAGAATACCTAGGAAAACACCAGACGTACCAAAGGGGAAAATGAGACTCTCAGCAATTCCACCATCTAGTGGTAACCATTAGCAACACCTTGTGTGCACAGTATTTCCGTTTGAGCCCAAAGATGTGCCCCTTCCTCAGTCTTTTTCGGTTAACTTTGACCTTTCAATCTCCCATCACCCCTCATCTGTTCTACTGCAAATTCTTAGGATTGTCTTGGGCTGGTCCAGAGACTTACACACAAATAGTCACTGATGCTTACACAATCCTAGGGTGGGAATTGCTATCCCCTTTctgtagatgagaaaactgaaattcTGAGAGGGGAACTGACTTGCTGGACACCATACAGTTTGCTATTACAGGGTGAGCTTGGGATTTTGACTCCATTCATTCGGATCTAAAGCCTGTGCTTCCTGAGTTTTTCAGATTCTGTGACCTATTCCAGCCAACTCAGAGGGATTCTGCAGAGGAACAGTATATCAGAGTTCATGGGCAGGAAGGCCCCTGGCCGCAGTGTCTGTTGTGGGACCTCTTGGGCCAGCTCCCTCTGGCAGGCCGGCGGGGATAGGGTCACAGAACAGCTGCCCTTTCTACAGGATTGCCTCACATGTATTCCCCCAATTTCACCTCCTAGTAGGGCAGATCGTAAGTGGTATCTCCTTTTCAGAGTCAATCAATCCCCCTTTAGGCTACCAAACTGGGAGAATCCTGTCTGCTGAGAAAGGTCCACCGGCAGAAGCTGTTTAGTTGAAGCTGTTTGGTGTGGGGGCCGTGGTGCCCTCTATATCCCACCAGCCCAGGAGCCACTTTGGGGTTCAAAGGCAAGGCTGGGACCTGGTACCACGTGTTCCCAGCAAGGTGGGAGGGACATTCCCTGAATAAACAGGACCGGGTGATTTTTCACTTGTGCGGTCTCCAATCTTATCGCGGCCGTGGCAGGTCGGCGACCGGCAGTTTGGGGCTCGGACGTGCGGAGTGTGCTCCAGGCTAACCAGTGCAGTTACGAAGGCCGGGATCAGGCGGCTCCTCCGCTGCCTGACTGCGCTCTGCATCCCAGGTCTCCTGGCGGGGCGCAGACGCGCTGGCCGGAGGGGAGTGGAGAGAGAAAACACGGACGAGGCCGAGCCCTGAAGGAAGGCAGGGGGCTAGACGGGATGACCGCAGGTCCCGACCCCTACTCCCCGCGGCCCCGAAGCTGCAGGGCTCAGGAACCCCCGGGATGTCCCCCGGCGCCCTGTGGCCTCCCCATCGCCAGAGGGGGTCTCCCCACGCCGCAGCCAACGGCTCCAAGGGGCCGCGCGCAGGTCCCTGACCTCGGACTCGCCCTCCAAGCCCCTTTCTCGGCCCTGCGGGGGTCCGGACCCCCACTCTGACCTCGACTCTGACCCCCAGAGGCCGCGCCGGGAAGCCCGCCCCAGCGCGCCTGCGCGGACCGCGGAATGCTGGGGCGGCGAGGGGCGCTTCCGGTGGGGTACTTCCGCTTCCGGTTCCCAGCCGCGGCTCGGTTCGCTGCGCTAGAGCGGGGAGGTTGTGGCGTCGGCAAGTTCGAGGCGATTCAAGGTGAGTGGAGCGGGCGCGGGGCGCCAGGGCCGGGGAGGACTGATAACGGGACTCGGCCGCCGAAGGCCCGCGGCCCCGCGCGAGGCTAGGCCGGGGGCCGGGGAGCCCGGAGGACGGGCGTTGGAGCGGCAGGGAGGGGTGGAGGCCCGGCTGCTGGAGGTCCGCAGGCCTGGGACGTGGGACTTGGGGCCCGGGAGGACTCGGGGCCCGGGAGGCCGGGGAGTGAACGCAAGACTCGGTGACTGGGGCTCTTGGGGCCTCGGGATCTGGGAGATACGGAGGCTGGAGGGGTGTGGGGGCGGTGCTGGATCCTGGGAAACCCCAGAAATCCTGATTCCACTGCCTCCCACGCCACGCCCCGTGTAGCTCCAGCCAGGATGATCGAGGTGGTTTGCAACGACCGTCTGGGGAAGAAAGTCCGTGTGAAATGCAAGTATCCGCTGGCGGCCGAGAGGCGTTGGCCCCTGGGGAGCGTGGCACTCTGTGTTGTGGGGTGGTTTTATTTACCCCCCCGGGGGCGGGTCAGGTCTTGGCAGCCCAGGAATGCCCTCTTCTACCACCTCCTTCCGTTTTCCTTAACTCCTCTGCGCCCAGCACTGATGACACCATCGGGGACCTGAAGAAGCTGATCGCAGCCCAAACTGGCACCCGTTGGAACAAGATTGTCCTGAAGAAGTGGTGAGTGCAGTGTCGTTGCTGGGGTTGGACAATACCAGGCCAGAAGATTTTGATCGGGGCCGGCTGCGGGCAGTCCTTCCACTTAGGCAGGGCTTCCTCAGCCTGGCTGCAGGCTGAAGGGGCCTCGCCAGACTTCTCTCTGAAAGGTGTCTCTGTCTCATAGGTACACGATTTTTAAGGACCACGTGTGTCTGGGGGATTGTATCCTTTGTGTGACTTCCTGAAGGAGGGTCTGCATACCCAGCCCTGTTTCTCTTTAGTCTAAAGGGGGGGTCATACATAGGAGGTGTTTAACCTAATATGTGGCACATGGTAAGCATTTAGAAAATGGGAGCTGTGTCATTGTTTTGTAGGGGAAAGGTAGGCTGGTGACCTATTTTAACCCAGGTTCTACAACACCCAAGGTTCAAAATATTTCTTACTGAGTACAGCTGGCATCCTCATTGCACCTGAGTGTTGAGCAGGAAGTCAGGGTGGAATGAGACTCGGGCAAAAGGAGCACAAACTCTTGAATTGCTTATATTTGGGATTTTCTTCCAATCAAAATGACCCAGTCCAAAGTAACTTCTTTAGCCTGGGCTGAGCCCCACGGGCTATCCTGACCTAGCTCTCGAGTGGGTGGGGCAGAGGACAGAATCCACAGTGATGATTCCTTAACACCTTTTCACTTCAGATGAAATCCACGATGGGATGAACCTGGAACTTTATTACCAGTAGAGCAGAATTCCTTCCCcctgctctcctctccccaccctgccccccactGGTATGGAGcttgtttttaaaaactcatattaATAAACACTTAGATGCTGCTTCATTGTTGTTGTCTTCATGGAGAGCTATCTGATGAGGAGAGGGTTGGTGTCTGGTTATCACTATTCTCGGCACCCAGCTGCTCGGTAAGAGTTGTCAGTCAGCTGGATCCACAAGGAAAGTGTAAACCAGCAGGCTGAGAGCCCGAGTGGGAGCCCAGAGCCCTAGGGGCCTCTGAGGGCCAAGTCCTGGGATGATTGTCACTCTCATAGACCAAGGAGCCTCTGGGTGGGGATGATTAGGAATGAGAGCTCTGGATTCATACAGACTTTGAgtggaatcccagctctgccaccaacAGCTCTGTGACCCTGGGCACGTTATTAACCTCCCTAAGTCTTCATTTCCTTATCCAAAAACCACAACTACTTCAGTGGCATGTTGTGAAGCATAGAAGAGATAAAGTGTATCTAAACATTCACAGTTCCTggctcttttaaaaacaaaaatgagatcaTAGTGAACCAAAGGGAGGCAGTGTGACGTGGCGTAGGCTCTAAGAGCCCATCCTCTGGAGTTAGACTAACTGGCTTTGAATTTGGGCTGTTAGCAGTGATATTCAGGGAAGTTAGcctctctgatcctcagtttccttctctaaaAAGGGAACTATAGCAGTCACATCACAACCAGAGAATGCAATTAAAACAacgagattaaaaaaaaaattgcaagacgCCCGGCACATCGTGTTATTAGCTGTCTTCAGCGTTCTTGCTCCAGGCATGACTAGACAGGACCCCAAACATCCCACCTCTGTTCCTCTGGCCACACGTCCTGGAAGGAGGAGAGCGACCTGGGGCAAGCGTCCTTCTGGAGCCCTTTAGAACCCCACTCAGAGCCTTGCTCCTTCAGTTCCAGCCCTTACCATCCCCCATTCATCTTCCTCATGTTTGAGTCTACATCACTGCTCGGCCCCTTCCCCCAAGTCCCACCCAGCTCCTGCCTTTTGACTGCTAAGGTTCTTGGGGATGGACCTGCCTGCTGCATGGGCTGCCCAGCCCAGCTCATGGAAGGTGGTCTCTGTGGTGTCATACCCTCCTGCCCAGCGAGGCTTCCTTCCTGCCCCTGGGATCCCACTTCCTCCTGACACGTCAGAAATGCCCGTCCCTCCCTCgctcttttttctcttattgATCAGGGTCCTCACTTGtctgtttaaaataaatatattttctacatgTCTTAAGGTGATTACTAAATCTAAGCTAAAATTTAAAACCCCTCTTCTCGCTCCTCCTGAGGTcgggttttgtgggttttttttttccttttttcttaattggagaagttgtaagtttaaaggaaatcatgcagaaaatagagttctgaTATACCTACCCCACATCATTAGCATTTTGCATTCATATGGTGTCTTTGTTACACTTGATAGAgtgttattataattgtactattaactgtccatcatttacattagggttcactgtattgtacagtcttgtttttgttgatgttttttttaatatttaatgctAGCAACACCCAGCATTAAAACCCAACAAAACTTCCTTTTAACCATATTTGAATATGTAAttctgtgctgttaattacattcacaatattgtgctgccattaccaccaatctttaccaaaattttcccatcaccccaaacagaaactaccaattaagcattaactccctaccCCCTACCCCCGACTCCAGCCACTGGTAACCTGTCTTCTAGCTTCTGACTCTTATGAATTGACTTAGTCTGTTTCTTATCAATGGTATcataacaatatttgtccttttgtgtctggtttattttgcCCAACAGGACATCTTTAGGGTTAATCCATATTGTCGcgtgtgtatcagaacttcattcttttttacggCTAAATCtaccacatttcgtttatccattcctctCCTGGTGGGCTTCTGGgctacttccatcttttagcagttgtgaataatgttgctatgaacatccgtGTGCAAATAGCTGTTCGTGTCCCCGCTTTTGATTCTTTGGGGTCCGTACCTAGAAGTgcgattgctgggtcatgtgtaattctgttctttctgagtaactgccaaactgttttccacagtacaggcctttttcttttctttttttttttttttttttttttagcaccccaggtgggacacaaacccagcctttttcaatgcattttaatttttaaaagatgactgCGCTAATATGTGcttgttaaaaaagaaatccaaaaaatCAAGTTTCTTATTCCTGACAGCACTCCACCCACCAGTGGCAGTCATTAACATATTTTTGAGTGAATCCAGAAATTTCCTGAgatggtttttgtcttttttaaaaacccatgttTTTAATATGACTGGGATAATTAAACATGCTGGAACACTCATTTGCCATCCAGCAGCTTGCTCTGCATCATTctgtattcattttcatttttttaaattagtattttcattgatttttttggtttgttttattttgcttttttacgTAGAAGGATAATGTGGGGAGCTTTGGGGTCGGAACTGCCCTGCCTAGTTATGGCGGTAGATGCACAACTCTAGTTGTCAACCAGGATGTAGGAAGAAAAGTGCAGTGCAGACTGTTAAATGAATCTACCAACATTACAAATGAATCGAAAGGCCATACTGATCGTGGTGGGGAAGAAAGGAGCCGGCCTAAATAGCATTGGGGAAAAGTATTTTGACTGGATACCGCCaggataaaacaaaaataattgtaCACACTGTACCTCTAGTTGGAAAATCTGTGCCTCACAGGTAGGTTTAGCAGTTCAGAAACTGTAGATAGACACATACGCACACTAGGGATGAACAAATAAGTAGCTACACCCTAGATAATGAGCCAGCTTCCTCACTGCTGGACAGAGAAGTTAAAAATAAACGGGGAGACTAGAATGAACCCTATGGGGCTGGAGAAGAATTGGGGGTCTCAGAACGAACTCATGGCTTTTGTTTAATATGTATATAGACACACAAGTACACATATGTCCTTGCTTTATCCACTGAGGGCCCAGAAGCAGTAACTCCCCAGAACCTAGTGCCAggtcttggtttctaaataccattctccagtaaaagaaaagaaaagtctcCAGGACTTCTGGAGAAGTGGTTTATTCCAAGGCAGGCagagaaaattcaaaatgaaCCTGGAGCACCTTGTGCCAGAGAGTAGGAAGTGCTCAAATAGGATAGGAGCACAGCAACCCTCCTGAAAGAACTCCCAATGTCAAAACTGGAACAAACTGAGCAGCAAAATAActatagtattggattataacccaaagaataAAACATCCTTGAACCCATACTAATATAAATCAACTGAATAAAAGAGTGAGAAGGGACAAATCTCTCTTACAGGAGGTTTCCAATGAATAAATATAGACAGGAAGAGGGCAATAAGCAATCGCCATTGGCCCCCACAGGCATATTTGCTGCAGGCAAGAATCACTGGTAGATGGTAAAGGGAGTGGGCAGAAACTTAAGCAGAAGATATTTGCATGTCTCCAAGTATtgctcttaaaatatttattacaaaaggggaaaatagtatATATCTCACTTTAAACCAAGTGATCAAAGTTCGCATCACAAGTGTAGCAGGCAACCCCTAAGATGGCCCCTGATTATTCTGCATCTGGTTTCTAATGAATAGAATGTGGCAAATATGACAGGAAGTTACATCTGAGATTAGGTTGCAAAGAAACCGGCCACTATCTGCTGCTCTTTTCTTCACTTGGTCATTGAtgaaagccagctgccatgtggtAAGCTGCCTTATGGAAAGGTCCcccagccaacagccagcaagGAACTTTGGCACTCAGTTCAATATCCTGTGAGGAAGTGAATCCTGCCAACAACCACACGGATGAGCTGGGAAGCAGATCCTGCCACAGTCAATCTTCAGGTGAGACCGCAGCTAACCATGCCAACCCCAGCTAAGCTGTGCCCTGATTCCTAACCTACTGAGACAATCCACTAAGTAGTGGGATCACTTGCAGCAAAAGATACCTCAATACAACCAGTAAGACATTTCAGCATCATCGACCACCTGGTTGGACGCCCTGCCTCTGTGCTATCTTCAGAATAATGcatatcttcaagctcatcaTGAGAAATAGACAAACCCATCATGACAAAACATCAGAACATCTCACCCTTGAGAAGCATGAAGGTCATCAAAGACAAGGAAAGAGCTTGTAGTTTAGTTAATAGCATCATACCGATGTTGATTTCttagtttttattatttggtGGCAGGATTTCTTCCCCTGTCAACAGTTTGGGCTGGATACTTCTTTGTTCTTGGGGCtggcattgtaggatgtttagtagCACCCTTGGCCTCTACCTCTTAGATGCTGGTAGTACCTCCCTCCTCACATTTGTGAGATGCTGGTAGTACCTCCCTCCTCACATTTGTGagagccaaaaatgtcttcagacattgccaCATATGCCCTGGAAGGCAAAGTCACCCCCATTTGAGAACCCTGCCCTAACCCTATATTAGGaggagcagatttggcccagtggttagggtgtccgtctaccacatgggaggtccacggttcaaaccccaggcctccttgacccgtgtgcagctggcccacgctcagtgctgatgcgcgcaaggagtgccctgccacacaggggtgtcccccgcgtaggggagccccacacacaagaagtgcaccccgtaagaagagccgcccagtgcgaaagaaagttcagccaggagtggcgctgcacacacggagaggtgacacaaccagatgatgcaacaaaaagaaacagattcccatccCGCTGACGaaaacagaatcggacaaagaagaacacacagcaaatagacacagagaacagacaactggggaggggagagatataaaaaaaaaaaaaatctatattagATGCTATCACAAGAGAaagctgggtgaagggtataGAAGAATGCTGGACTACATTTGCAACTCTGCCCTAAGTCTAATATCAAAGTTATTTttgcaaacaaaaaaaagattatgCTAATACATGCTTGTAGAAAAAGACCCAAATAGTATATTAAAGTTTAATTTTTCACCCTCATCACCTGTTGCAATCATTAAAATTTGAACAAATCCAGATATCTTCTGTGATTCAAACCTATAGTTTTTACACACTTGAGATAAGTACACTGCTTGCCctttttcactttatatttttgGCATCTTTCCATATGTGATCTTactttttagtttcccagctgctaaaacaaataccaaacaaTGGGTTGGCTTCCCTGGCCAGCCATCTTTGGGGCTCCTTGCCTTTTCTGCCACATAGCAACGCACGTGGTGGCctcttctcctttgtcttctAGGTtatgttgactttcagcttcttgcttcccgcAGCTTTTCCCCGtctatatctgaatttcattctgtttgtaaaggactccagtaatccaaatTAAACCTCAACCTGATTCACTTGCGCAGTTGCAGGACCTGTCCAAACTGGCTTACACAGCTGAATCCACCACAGCATTCCTGATCGattattgttttgctttgctttcatGCATATTATAATTGCTATGCTGAACCATGACTTGCTTTTTTCACCCAGTGTACAATGCCAGCGAACTCAACATACCGTGGCTATGGGCCAGGCACCGTTTCGAATGCTTTATATGAAGTAATCCATTTAGTCTTCACAGCAAACCGatgagttatttatttttctgatccccattttgcagatgggaagCCCGAGCACTGAGATTCtgtaatttgctcaaggtcatagCTTTGAACCCAGGCAATAACGGCTCCAAAGCGTGCTCTTAACACCCCATCCTGCCTCGGATTTGCCGTGGACCTGCTTTCCTGTGCGTTCGTGTCACTCTGATCCTCTTTAACAGACCCTTGGGGGTCCACGCTCGAGTTGAACTGTCATTGGACTCTCCCGGTTGGTGTTGGTGTCTTTGCCTCCTCTAGCTCCATCCCGCATTTCCCCAGGGTCCCACGGGCACCGCGGACTCAAATCAAAATCCGCTCAAACCGAGCTCACCGTCCTACCCCGTCCGACCCGCCCTTCCTCAGGCAGTCCCACCCCAAGACAGAGAGGAAGGAGCAAGACCGAGAGGGAGTAGGCGATGGGCGAAGGCTCACGGGTAGCACAGGTGAGCGTTTAGCCCGGCCAGAAATCCACGCGGGCGGCTTGGCTTTGGACTACCGGGAGGGAACAggtgggaagagggaggatgGAGGAGCCAAACTTAGGCCTCTGGGCTCCCAACTACTCGTCACCAAGGCGACGGCGTTGCTATAGCAACAGCAAAGGCCCGAAGTACCTCGTCGGCTACCGTTACTCCCGCACCCGCCCGGCACTTCCGCAAAGGCggcaagcggggggggggggccttgCAGACCTCCGGGAAGGACTGGGACAGCGGGAGAGGCCGCTGCGGCAGCCCAGCCGCAAGCCCGCCCCCGTCCAGCTCTCCCCTGAGGGAGCCGCGGCGGCACCCGGCCTCCGAAGCCGGCCCAAGGGCGTCGAGAGGGGCGGGCGCGCGTCCCTGACGCACCACTCAGGAGCCGAGCCGCGGCACGGGGCGGGGCCAGGGTGAGgccggccgggggcggggcccgaGGGAAGCGGCGGTGGGGGCCGCCCCCTCTCGCTTCTGCCCAATAGGAGGCCGGGGAGCGAAAGCCGACGGCCGAGGCGGCCAGTGAGCGTCGTCgccgggcccggggcggggcgcgCCGCGCCAAtcggcggcgggcgggcgggcgcgggcgTCCGAGGCGGCGCGGCGGAGGCGGAACGGGCGCTGCGGCAGGAGGGAAGATGGCGGACGAGGAGAAGCTGCCGCCCGGCTGGGAGAAGCGCATGAGCCGCAGCTCAGGTGCCGCGGGGgtcggggccggggcggggccgcgggcgcAGGGGGCGAGCTCCTCCTCGGGCGCGGCGGCGTCCCCGCTTCTCGCCCGTGGGGCCCGGCTCGCCCGCGTCGTCCCCGGGTAACGGCCCCGACCCTCCCCGTGGGGCCTCCGAGCCTCGGGAGCccgggggaaactgaggcagggggaCGGGGCCGCCGAGGCCCGGCGCGCCGCGGGCCGAGGGAGGGCCTGGGAAACCCCGCGGCGCATCCCCGGACTCCCGGTCTGGCCCTGCCGGGCGTCATGCGGCTGACGGCCCGTGGGAAAGTCTCTGGAGCGGAGACCCCCCCAAGCCCCGAGCTCGGGGCGCGGCTCCAGGGGATTGCCTGGCCTTAGGTCCCCGAGAAACACCTCTGCCATCCGCATTTCGTGCAGGGCCTGCGGTATCCACCGCGGACGTCCTGCCTGAGCACGGGCCCGGGGCTCGGGGCCCGGTTTTAGGGTTTCCCACCGCAGTGGCGCCAGCAGGAGGCCGCAGCCATCGCTTCGCTAGGCACGGTGCCAGGCGTGTTTTCTCCCTGCATCTCCACAACCCTGGGAGGTAGGAAGTTACCGCTCCCATTTTGCAGGGACGGAAACTGAGGCCAGAAACGCTCGAGGCACTCACCCATTGTCCTGCAGTTCAGGGGGAGGGGACTGGATTAGAACCGGGGCCCCTTCCCATAACCACCTCACCGGACACTGCACACTCCCAAGCAGCAGGCCCAGCGACTGCCCCCACAGCCCAGATGTCCTGGCATTAATAATTCGTGGCTGTTGAGCGCCATGTGCTCTGGAGAGCGTTTTGCATGCATGCATCCTCATTGGCCGGCCAGGTTCACCCCGGTTCTTATTCTCTCACCCCCACTCTTGAGAATACCGAGTCTCAGGGAGCTAGAGCTCCTTGCCAAGGTTTTGGAGTCAGTGACTCAACTGGATGTGCCTGCAGAGCCTGTGCCCTTTGCCGTGGTGCTCCAGCCCTTGCTCGTGGCTGGAGCCTACAGCCTCATCCGGGCCTCCACTCCCAACGGCCTTCTTCAAGGCACTGCCCTTCACCGCCCTGGGCCCGGGTCCCCTGTGTGGCGCAGGCAAACCCTCAGGCCCTGGAATGACAGCTGTGTCTCCTGGGTTTGCAGACTCCGCTCCTCCGTGCTCCACATTTCCTGGGCAACTTGTCCTTCCTCCTTATTCTGCAGCACAGTATACCATGCTGCCACTGAGAGTCGAGCTCTCGTGTATAGctcctgcctccccctcctcccccacatgTGTCCCTGGAGCAGGGTAAAACTCAGGAAGCGTTATGTGTTCCTGCTGTCACCAGAGATGGGGCAGGCACGGCCTCCGTTTtgccatctataaaatggaggtaaCAGCTTCTCTCGCGCTCTTTGTGCCTGCCAGACTCTGTCCTGAGCACTTTCTGGATGAGAGATCACCAGTCCTAACGACCCCCCTACTGTGAGCTCCATTTTACACTGTgaggcccagggcagggagatCACATGACGAGTGAACAGCACAGCCGGATTTGAACCAGCTTGGCTGTCGAGTGCACACTCTGAAGcactcctccctcttcctctcctgtcaCCCTGAGTTACTTTCCTCCTTGGGGCTATCAGTGACTGGCGTTGTCTTATTTGCTACTTCGGCGCCTGTCCGTCCCCCGTGAGAGTGTCAGCTTCCTCAGGGCAGGGACCGGGCGGTGCCACGTTGGCCCCAGCATCCCTAGGGCCGGTGGCACGCGGTGGACGAGCTGCGGATGTGCCGCGTGAAGGCAGTCCACGGGCCGGTCTCCCGTCCCGGCTTGCGGTCAGGGACCCAGGGTGGCGTCCCGCGAGCACCACCCCCGCTGaagtcccttcccctcccctccaggccgGGTCTACTACTTCAATCACATCACCAACGCCAGCCAGTGGGAGCGGCCCAGCGGCAACAGCGGCGGGGGCAGCAAAAACGGGCAGGGGGAGCCCGCCAGGGTGCGCTGCTCGCACCTGCTGGTCAAGCACAGCCAGTCCCGGCGGCCCTCGTCCTGGAGGCAGGAGAAGATCACCCGGACAAAGGAGGAGGCCCTGGAGCTGATCAACGGTGAGCACGGCCAGGGACGGGGCTCTCCACGGAGAGCCTTCACCCCCGGGGAGGGGCGGTGGGGAGCGGGCCTTGGGAAAGCAGACCAGACCCTCCGCCCGCAGGGCGGGGCCTGCGCCTggcatcccacccccaccccggccacCTTCCCGCCATCCGGCATTTCATGGGgtacg
This genomic interval from Dasypus novemcinctus isolate mDasNov1 chromosome 30, mDasNov1.1.hap2, whole genome shotgun sequence contains the following:
- the PIN1 gene encoding peptidyl-prolyl cis-trans isomerase NIMA-interacting 1 codes for the protein MADEEKLPPGWEKRMSRSSGRVYYFNHITNASQWERPSGNSGGGSKNGQGEPARVRCSHLLVKHSQSRRPSSWRQEKITRTKEEALELINGYIQKIKSGEEDFESLASQFSDCSSAKARGDLGAFSRGQMQKPFEDASFALRTGEMSGPVFTESGIHIILRTE
- the UBL5 gene encoding ubiquitin-like protein 5; translation: MLGRRGALPVGYFRFRFPAAARFAALERGGCGVGKFEAIQAPARMIEVVCNDRLGKKVRVKCNTDDTIGDLKKLIAAQTGTRWNKIVLKKWYTIFKDHVCLGDYEIHDGMNLELYYQ